The window ATTTTTTGGATCCTCTTCATCTGGAAAAACCACTGTGATTGAAAATCTTATTTCTATCCTTTCCGGAAGGTATAAAATAGTTTACATAAAGGACATCCCCCATGACAACATATCACTGGATACCAGTGGAAAGGATACATGGATAATGGAAAACGCCGGTGCCCATGCAACTTACGGGCTAATGCCAGGAAGAACATATAGAATGGTAAGGGAGCGTATGGAACTTGACAGAATAATCAATGAAAATAGGGATTATGATATAATTTTTATAGAAGGTTTCAGGGACTATGGAAATGGCACCAGATTT of the Ferroplasma sp. genome contains:
- a CDS encoding molybdopterin-guanine dinucleotide biosynthesis protein B, whose protein sequence is MKIFTFFGSSSSGKTTVIENLISILSGRYKIVYIKDIPHDNISLDTSGKDTWIMENAGAHATYGLMPGRTYRMVRERMELDRIINENRDYDIIFIEGFRDYGNGTRFLVLGNEDYLKYGYNYIIKANNGTYKGECIAYPEEIARLLDIIAQ